ACCCATCCACCACCCAGTCAATTTATTCACATTGAATATAGACACGTCCTTTTTAGTCTCGATAGTAGTAATATAACCGGCGATATAAGCATTGTTGGAATCCAGTACAATTGCGTTACCGGAATCGTCCAAGGCACAGCTTAGAGTTGTTATTGGCCATAAGATATTTGGTATATTAATGTATAATCCGCCATCCTTATCATATTTTAATACGAATGTTTCGAGGTTCATCTGTGGATTATAATCACCGCATCCTGTAACAAATATATCGCCAGACGTACCCATGTCCGCTGCTACTGCATTTGCCCATTCATTGCCTCCATTATCCCAGATTCGCGCCCATTTTATATCGCCAGTCAAATCATATTTAATAAGTAATGAATCTTTATTGTTATCATCTTCATCCGCCGTGTAACCGGCGACGTATAAAAATGTTCCATCGGTGCAAATCGAATTAGAGCAATCTATCCCTCCGCCATTCCATGTCACCCACCACTGACATACGAAATTTGAATTGTATTTTGCGACAAAAACATCCTTGGTGATGTGTCCGCTTGGATTGTTACAGCCGGATGCTCCCGAGCCATAGCTTTCTGTAGTACCTGTCATATATATATCCTCATCTATTATGACATGGGATGTGAAGATATCGTATAAACTATCCCCGTATAATATCGGCCAGCCATCGACCCAATTCTGAGAATTATAATCATATTTCAATATTATCGCCTCGCAACATTGCGCGGCAGCGTAATAAAATGAGTAGCCCACTATATATATATGCATTTCATCATCTGACGAATAAATTCCTAATTCTCTGCCGCAATCATGATTATTGAATGGAGCGTTCCAGGTAGTCCAAAATGATTGGTCAGTATCTAAATCAAACCAATATAGAAGAAGATTCATTCCCCTTTCCCCTGTTAAAAAAATGGAATTCGTATTTGAATCGTATCCTATTCCATAGGCGTAATCTTGGATTTCATCAGCCAATCCAAATGTATCAAACCGATGGTTGATTCCATTTTCATCAATTTGTGACCAATATATCGCATAATCAGAACCGACGAATATGACTCATGTAGCATAAGCGTAGCTTCCGTCCGTTGTTATTTCATATCCGTAATCATTTCCACCACCAGCCTCCCATTTTGTCCAAAGTAAATTACCACCTTTTGAATAACCTAATATAAGCACATCATATCCCCAAATCGGATTATTAGTCCTTCCATTACTATATCCAATAATATATAACATCGAATTAGCTGCAGCGATCGACATCCCGAAATCTTGTTTCAAAATCCCATTACTATCCCAGACAACCCGCCAATTAAAAGTTCCATATTTATCAAATTTATATATGACGATATCTGAATCACCTCGCTCATTAAAAGAATAGGAGGACCCGATTATATAGATGTAATCGTCATCAATTGCAATATCTAATCCGAAATCATCATTTGAGCCGCCCGTTTTTATGGGCCATTCAGGATTCTGGTCTTCATCCTCATCAATAATCTGGTTGCCATTTAAATCATATTTCCATATTATAATATCATATCCTCCTTGGGTGATACCATTGGTATATCCAACAAGGTATATGTTGTTCTCATCAATTGCTATTCCAAATCCCTTGTCATCGTTAGGAGCGTAAATATTGTTATTGCCCCATGTCTTTCTCCAGACGACATTGCCATTTGGACCAT
This is a stretch of genomic DNA from Thermoplasmata archaeon. It encodes these proteins:
- a CDS encoding SBBP repeat-containing protein, with translation MKYIEKGGKVMRNRRSLCLGLAAMMLSQLMTFLGSVPVSAGAFENEVYEDLAVDESGNIYVVGHTGSYGDSMWTGEDMVVCKYGPNGNVVWRKTWGNNNIYAPNDDKGFGIAIDENNIYLVGYTNGITQGGYDIIIWKYDLNGNQIIDEDEDQNPEWPIKTGGSNDDFGLDIAIDDDYIYIIGSSYSFNERGDSDIVIYKFDKYGTFNWRVVWDSNGILKQDFGMSIAAANSMLYIIGYSNGRTNNPIWGYDVLILGYSKGGNLLWTKWEAGGGNDYGYEITTDGSYAYAT